In Halosegnis marinus, one genomic interval encodes:
- a CDS encoding DUF7563 family protein, producing MPKCQNCSSFVTAAYARVFTPNGIENPRVCPQCEDKIRDGADVREARSTRRT from the coding sequence ATGCCGAAATGCCAGAACTGCAGTTCGTTCGTGACTGCGGCGTACGCGCGTGTCTTCACTCCCAACGGCATCGAGAACCCCCGAGTGTGCCCCCAGTGTGAGGACAAGATCCGCGACGGTGCGGACGTGCGCGAGGCCCGCTCCACCCGACGGACGTAA